The genomic window GAATTTTGCAAAGAAAAGCCTTTTATATTTTTTGTAGCCAACGAGTCAGTAGATAGTGTTTCATTAGAAAAATTTTCTAAAGAGGTGTTTTCATTTTTCAATCTAAGGGGGTTAACTGGGTTTAATTCTTGGGAAGAAGCTTTCATCTTTATTGCCAGTAGAACAAGAGAAGAAAGATTAGTAATAGTAATTGATGAGTTCCAATATTTAGTAAATGCGAATCGTAGTATTCCATCGATTTTACAGAAATTGATAGATCATAGTTTGAAAGACACCAAATTATTTTTGATAATCTGTGGTTCATATGTCAGTTTTATGGGAAATGAAGTCTTGGGTTATAAAAGCCCATTGTATGGGAGAAGAACCGCACAATTTGAGATTACCCCTTTTGGTTTTTTTGACAGTCGAAAGTTTTTCCCAAAATATTCTTGGGAGGAACAAGTCAACACATACGGTGTTTTAGGGGGCACACCACAATACTTGTTCACCTTTGATGAAAAGGTGGACGTTTATGAAAATATAAAACAAAAAATATTATTTAAATCATCGTATCTTAACGAAGAACCTACATTCTTGCTAAGGCAAGAATTAAGGGAGCCTTTGATTTACAATTCTATTTTAGAAGCTTTGGCAGAAGGAAACGGAAAATTGAATGAAATTTCCTCAAGAATCAGTTTCGATAATTCCAAAGTGGCTAAGTATTTGGAAACCTTGATTGATCTGAAGATCGTTGAAAGAATAAAACCTGAACCGATTGGTAGAAAAAGCAGGGGTAGTATTTTCAAGATTAAGGATAATTTCTTTAAATTTTGGTATAGGTTTGTTTTTAAAAACAAAGCATTAATTGAACAAGGATTGGCGGATTTCGTCATAAAAAATAAAATAAAGCCATTTATGAATGAGTACATAGGCCCCATTTTCGAAGACATTTCAGTTGAAATCCTGAAGAAAATGAATGTCGAGGGTAAATTACCATTCGTTTTTGAAAATATTGGAAAATGGTGGGGCAATAACCCCATTAAAAAAATAGAAGAAGAAATCGATATAGTAGCCTACGATAAGAAAAACCTTCTTCTTGGTGAATGCAAATGGCAAAATACATTGTTAGACATGTCGGTAGTTAAAAAACTTATGGATAAAGGGGCTTTATTTCATTTTGAGAATAAATTTTATATACTTTTCTCGAAAAACGGTTTTACGAAAGAAACCTTGAATTTTGCCAAAGCCAGTAATAATGTTATTTTAATAAGTTTTAAAGATTTTGTGTCCTGAGTTTGACAGTTACAAAAACGTAAGAATTCTAAAACGGGTGCACTTACTAAACGAAAAGTGTAAGTACCTTTTTAAAAGTACACTATAATTATACACTATTAATGTGTAAAATTCAAATTTTGGTGATCTATTTGATAATAATCAAAAATCATAATCATTCTAAAAAATTATTGTTATGAGGACAGGAACTGAAAGAGAAAGAATTACTCCTTGTCCAAAGGCTATTAGAGTAGTTTCTTTATTGGTGCTTTTTGCTATTACTCCAAGCATTGTGTCCATTGAAGTAGCCCCTCCAATTGATGCTGCTCCTAAAGGGGACCATTTAGCAACTAAAGGAATTAAAATTATTGCTAAAATTTCTCTAATTACATTTGCAGTGAAAGAAATTGCCCCCAAAACAGGAGAATAGAGATTGCTTATCATAACCCCTGAAAGAGAATACCAACCAAATCCTGCAGAAGCCCCTAAAGCTTCTTTTAAATTCAAGTCCGTAAAAAATATTGCTAAGGAACCAAAAATAAGACTTCCTAATATAGTTAATATTGATTGAAAAAGTATATTTTTCATATTAATTTTTAATTTTGAGAGTATCTTTTCTTCACTTCCTATGTCAACCCCAACACTAAATACTAAAAACATTAGTAAAATGGTCGTTAGATTGTTCGGGATATAAACGTTAAAATAGATGCCTGATATTATTCCAGCAACGACTGCAGATAATAACAATATCATTTAGTTTTCTCCTTTTTAAAGAACTTTTCGTAAATAGAAGTGAAAAGAATGCTTCCGATAATTGAAAAAACCGCTATGTATAAAGCGGTGAATCCAATTTCTTTAATTTGAAAAAGCAAAGTATCATCGTTGCCAATTTCATAACCCATAAAAAAGAGCAGTAAAACCGTTGACCATAAAACGGGTTTTATTTTTTTCAACCATTTTAGCCATCCTTTTAATCCTATGAAAATGCCAATTAAAAAGGCTATTAGTATTCCAACCATCATAATGAATCACCTCGTAATTAATTCTCAACCTTTTTGAAAATCTTTTCAATTTTCTTTTCTTTTTTTCCTTTCTTCTTTCTTTTTAAAAGTTATTTATTTTGATGTGAGCTGTGCTTAGTCGCTATTTGCGCCCCTTTGCCCCGCTCATCGTCCATAAGGAAAAAGGGCTTTAGCACTTTCACCCCGTTGCTTGCCCAACTAAGGAAAAGTAATAGGGCTCCTTTCTGAAGACCCCACATTTTTTAAAATTTCCCTATTTTTTTCAATTTTTCGGCTATTTTTCGGACGTCTTGTGAGTGTTCTTCTTTTGTAATTAAGATACCGTTGTCTCCTTCAACGACTATAATATTTGATAGCCCGATTATTCCCACAAATCTATCTGATTTAACGAATACATTTTTCCCATCTATGACTTCAACGTTTTCGTCGTTATCTGAGTATCCTAACAGTTCTCTTACAGATACCCAGTTTCCTACATCAGACCAAACAAAATCTGCTTTTACTACATAAACGTTATCTGAGCGTTCTAATAGGGCGTAATCGATGCTTATTTTTTCAATATTCGGCATGATTTTTCTTAATCTATCAGTGTCCCAAGGGGAGATGTTTATGAGTTGATTATAAATGTCAGGAGAATGTTTCTTCATTTGTTCTAAAAATGTGCTTTTTTTCCATATGAACATTCCGCTGTTCCAATAGTAGTTGCCTTTTGATAGAAAGATTTTAGCTTTTTCAGGGTCTGGTTTTTCTTTGAATGAGTTAACTTTGTATGTTGAGTTGTTTATTGCTTTTCCTGCTTCTATATAGCCATAGCCTGTTTCTGGCCTGGTTGGATTTATACCTAAGGTAAATAGTCCAACGTATTTTTGAGCTCCTTGTATTGCTTCAGATAGTGTGTCCCAAAATTTAGATTTGTCAGGAATGTAATGATCGGCAGGGAGTATTGTTACAATTTCATCATCTTGGGCTATTTGAGTTCCTATCATGCAGGCTGGTGCAGTATTTCTTGGAATTGGCTCCAAGATGATGTTTTCTTTAGGGATTTCTGGAATTTCTTTCATCGTTAATTGTTGATATTTTTCTGCTGTAATGATGAATATATCAGTGGGTTCCATTTTGTATCGCATTCTTTCATAGGTTTCTCTTATGAGAGTTTTATCTGAAAAGAGTTTTAGGAATTGTTTTGGTGTTTTTGAGTTTGATAGAGGCCAGAATCTTTCTCCTGAGCCTCCTGCAAGGATTATTGCTTTCATAACTGCCTCCTTTTGTAGCTTTTAGCGCCCTTCCCCGGCTCCCCACCCTTGGCCATTAAGGGGTCCCCCCTTAAGATCCCCAAGTTCAAAATCTAAGTTTATTCTAAAAAAACTTTTTTTCAGAAATCAGCAAAAGGGCTTCGCCCTTTGACCCATTAAAAACAATTTCTTGCTTTTGGAGAATGATTTTTATGGTTTTTATGTAAGTTGCGCTTAGTCATTATTTGCGCCCCTTCGCCCCGCAGCCCGCCCATTTAAGGAAGTTGGAAAGGGCTTCGCCCCGCTGCCCGCCCGTGAAGAAAAAGGTGTTTATTTTATAGTGTATTTGAAATATAGTCCACCGAGAGGTGGTAGTGTGAGTATTATGGATTGTTCTCTTCCGTGCATGGGTATATCTTGGGAGTATACTTCTTTTGGATTGTCGACCCCACTTCCGTAGTATTGTGTCCAGTCGGTGTTCAATATTTCTTGGTATACTCCTTTTTTTGGCACGCCTATCCTATAGTTATCCCTTGGCACTGGTGTGAAATTGAAGACACAGACAATGATTTCCTCTTCGTTTTCTGATTTTCTTATAAAGGATATTACACTGTTGTCAGAATCGTTAAAATCTATCCATTCGAAACCTTCGTAACTGAAGTCAATTTCAAACAATGCAGGATGATTTTTGTAAAGAATATTTAAATCTTTTAAAAATTGTTGTGTCTTTTTATGTGGTTCGTATTGCAATAGGTGCCAGTCTAAACTGTAAGAGCAATCCCATTCTTTTCTTTGAGCTATTTCACTTCCCATAAAGAGTAAATTTTTCCCAGGATGAGCGAACATGTAGGAGTAAAAGAGCCTTAAGTTGGCGAATTTTTGCCAGTCATCACCTGGCATTTTTTCTAAAAGAGATCTTTTTCCATGTACAACTTCGTCATGTGAGATAGATAAGATAAAGTTTTCAGA from Petrotoga sibirica DSM 13575 includes these protein-coding regions:
- a CDS encoding ATP-binding protein gives rise to the protein MFIGRESELAALNKLYKEDKFQFVVVYGRRRVGKTTLLLEFCKEKPFIFFVANESVDSVSLEKFSKEVFSFFNLRGLTGFNSWEEAFIFIASRTREERLVIVIDEFQYLVNANRSIPSILQKLIDHSLKDTKLFLIICGSYVSFMGNEVLGYKSPLYGRRTAQFEITPFGFFDSRKFFPKYSWEEQVNTYGVLGGTPQYLFTFDEKVDVYENIKQKILFKSSYLNEEPTFLLRQELREPLIYNSILEALAEGNGKLNEISSRISFDNSKVAKYLETLIDLKIVERIKPEPIGRKSRGSIFKIKDNFFKFWYRFVFKNKALIEQGLADFVIKNKIKPFMNEYIGPIFEDISVEILKKMNVEGKLPFVFENIGKWWGNNPIKKIEEEIDIVAYDKKNLLLGECKWQNTLLDMSVVKKLMDKGALFHFENKFYILFSKNGFTKETLNFAKASNNVILISFKDFVS
- a CDS encoding lysine exporter LysO family protein, producing the protein MILLLSAVVAGIISGIYFNVYIPNNLTTILLMFLVFSVGVDIGSEEKILSKLKINMKNILFQSILTILGSLIFGSLAIFFTDLNLKEALGASAGFGWYSLSGVMISNLYSPVLGAISFTANVIREILAIILIPLVAKWSPLGAASIGGATSMDTMLGVIAKSTNKETTLIAFGQGVILSLSVPVLITIIF
- a CDS encoding LysO family transporter, coding for MMVGILIAFLIGIFIGLKGWLKWLKKIKPVLWSTVLLLFFMGYEIGNDDTLLFQIKEIGFTALYIAVFSIIGSILFTSIYEKFFKKEKTK
- a CDS encoding mannose-1-phosphate guanylyltransferase translates to MKAIILAGGSGERFWPLSNSKTPKQFLKLFSDKTLIRETYERMRYKMEPTDIFIITAEKYQQLTMKEIPEIPKENIILEPIPRNTAPACMIGTQIAQDDEIVTILPADHYIPDKSKFWDTLSEAIQGAQKYVGLFTLGINPTRPETGYGYIEAGKAINNSTYKVNSFKEKPDPEKAKIFLSKGNYYWNSGMFIWKKSTFLEQMKKHSPDIYNQLINISPWDTDRLRKIMPNIEKISIDYALLERSDNVYVVKADFVWSDVGNWVSVRELLGYSDNDENVEVIDGKNVFVKSDRFVGIIGLSNIIVVEGDNGILITKEEHSQDVRKIAEKLKKIGKF